In Pseudothermotoga hypogea DSM 11164 = NBRC 106472, the following are encoded in one genomic region:
- the rplC gene encoding 50S ribosomal protein L3, giving the protein MKMIIGRKMGMTQLFEGNEVVPVTVIKAGPCYVVQKKTPQVDGYCAVQLGFEEIKKTNKPLEGHFKKANLKALRVLREMRLESEEELSKYEVGQTIKVDIFQPGELVDVVGWTKGRGFAGGVKRWGFSGGPKTHGSKFHRELGSLGQHTEPAKIFKGKKMPGHYGNERVTIHNLEVVKLDVENNLIAVKGSVPGARGGLVLIRSPKKTRK; this is encoded by the coding sequence ATGAAGATGATCATAGGCAGAAAAATGGGGATGACCCAGCTGTTTGAGGGTAACGAGGTCGTGCCAGTAACGGTGATAAAGGCTGGCCCATGTTACGTTGTGCAGAAAAAAACCCCTCAGGTCGATGGATACTGCGCAGTTCAGTTGGGTTTTGAGGAGATCAAAAAAACCAACAAGCCTCTCGAGGGACACTTCAAAAAGGCCAATTTGAAGGCTCTGAGGGTTCTGAGAGAGATGAGACTTGAAAGCGAAGAGGAGCTGAGCAAGTACGAAGTGGGACAGACCATAAAGGTCGACATATTCCAACCTGGAGAGTTGGTAGACGTCGTCGGCTGGACGAAAGGTAGAGGCTTCGCAGGTGGCGTCAAGAGATGGGGATTTTCCGGAGGCCCAAAGACCCACGGATCGAAATTCCACAGAGAACTCGGCTCTCTCGGTCAGCACACAGAGCCAGCAAAGATTTTCAAAGGGAAAAAGATGCCAGGACATTACGGGAACGAGAGGGTAACGATCCACAACCTCGAGGTCGTGAAGCTGGATGTAGAAAACAACCTCATAGCGGTCAAAGGTTCTGTCCCTGGTGCGAGGGGTGGCTTGGTGCTCATCAGGAGCCCCAAGAAGACCCGAAAATGA
- the rpsJ gene encoding 30S ribosomal protein S10, whose translation MPGQKIRIKLKAYDHELLDESAKKIVEVAKSTNARISGPIPLPTERTLYVVLRSPHKHKDSREQFEKRVHKRLIDIIEPSPKTIDALMKINLPAGVDVEIKL comes from the coding sequence ATGCCTGGACAGAAGATCAGGATAAAGTTGAAAGCTTACGATCACGAACTTCTCGATGAATCCGCGAAGAAGATCGTGGAGGTCGCGAAGTCCACGAACGCGAGAATATCCGGTCCCATACCATTGCCGACGGAGAGGACTCTCTATGTGGTGCTTCGATCCCCACACAAGCACAAGGATTCGCGTGAGCAGTTCGAAAAGAGGGTCCACAAGAGACTGATCGATATAATAGAACCTTCGCCGAAGACGATCGACGCACTGATGAAGATAAACCTCCCAGCAGGTGTCGACGTAGAGATCAAACTCTGA
- the tuf gene encoding elongation factor Tu: MAKEKFVRTKPHVNVGTIGHIDHGKTTLTAAITKYLSFKGLANYVPFEQIDKAPEEKARGITINITHVEYQTEKRHYAHIDCPGHADYIKNMITGAAQMDGAILVVAATDGPMPQTREHVLLARQVNVPYIVVFLNKVDAVDDPELIDLVEMEVRELLSKYEFPGDEVPVIRGSALKALEANDPNDPAYKAIQELLDALDNYIPEPVRDVDKPFLMAIEDVFSITGRGTVVTGRIERGRIRPGDEVEIVGLSYETRKTVVTSVEMFRKELEEGIAGDNVGCLLRGIDKDEVERGQVLAAPGSITPHTTFKANVYVLKKEEGGRHTPFMKGYRPQFYIRTADVTGEILELGNNAEMVMPGDNAILTIKLIYPVAIEKGMRFAIREGGRTVGAGVVAEIVE; encoded by the coding sequence ATGGCTAAGGAAAAATTTGTGAGAACCAAACCACACGTCAATGTTGGAACCATAGGTCACATCGACCATGGTAAGACGACACTCACAGCAGCGATCACTAAGTATTTGTCTTTCAAGGGTTTGGCAAACTATGTGCCTTTCGAGCAGATCGACAAGGCACCGGAAGAAAAGGCCAGAGGAATCACGATCAACATCACGCACGTTGAGTATCAGACTGAAAAAAGACACTATGCCCATATCGACTGCCCGGGTCACGCTGACTACATAAAGAACATGATCACTGGTGCCGCACAGATGGATGGAGCCATTCTGGTCGTTGCCGCAACGGATGGACCGATGCCGCAGACGCGCGAGCACGTGCTACTTGCAAGACAAGTCAACGTGCCATACATCGTGGTCTTTTTGAACAAGGTCGATGCCGTTGACGATCCAGAGTTGATCGACCTCGTCGAAATGGAAGTTAGAGAGTTGCTGTCGAAGTACGAATTCCCTGGCGATGAGGTTCCCGTGATCAGGGGTTCTGCTCTCAAAGCCCTTGAGGCTAACGATCCAAACGATCCAGCATACAAAGCCATTCAGGAACTCCTGGATGCGCTGGACAACTACATTCCCGAGCCTGTCCGTGATGTTGACAAACCGTTCCTGATGGCCATAGAGGACGTGTTCTCCATCACGGGAAGAGGTACGGTCGTCACTGGAAGGATCGAACGTGGACGCATCAGGCCGGGCGACGAAGTGGAGATCGTCGGTCTGAGCTACGAGACCAGGAAGACGGTCGTGACGAGCGTTGAAATGTTCAGGAAAGAGCTCGAGGAAGGAATAGCAGGAGACAACGTTGGATGTCTGTTGAGGGGTATCGACAAGGATGAGGTCGAGCGTGGTCAGGTGCTCGCTGCACCCGGTTCGATCACGCCTCACACCACCTTCAAGGCGAACGTGTACGTGCTCAAGAAAGAGGAAGGTGGAAGGCACACACCGTTCATGAAGGGTTACAGACCTCAGTTCTACATAAGAACGGCGGATGTCACCGGTGAAATTCTCGAACTCGGAAACAACGCAGAAATGGTCATGCCCGGCGACAATGCGATACTGACCATCAAGTTGATCTATCCGGTTGCCATAGAAAAAGGAATGCGCTTCGCTATAAGAGAAGGCGGAAGAACCGTTGGAGCAGGAGTCGTCGCGGAGATCGTAGAGTGA
- the fusA gene encoding elongation factor G, translated as MLEVQALYVPLEKLRNIGIMAHIDAGKTTTSERILYYTGRKHMLGSVDEGTATLDWMEQEKERGITIQAAATTCFWKGHRINLIDTPGHVDFTIEVERSLMVLDGAIAVFDATAGVEPQSETVWRQANKYGVPRLAFMNKMDKTGADFDMAIKTMIDKLHAKPVAIQMPIGSEKDFAGVIDLLKMKAIYWISEDGSQYVEEEIPAHLVSEAEDRREELISALAEEDEEILNLYLEDEDIPIEKLKAAIRRLTIENKIVPVLCGAAARNRGIQPLLDAVIDYLPSPLDLPPLRAQTPDGEAVEIVPSEEAGFTALAFKIQVDPYVGKLTYLRVYSGRLNKGSYVYNSTKNIKERVARLMFMHADKREEVEFARPGDIVAVVGLKNTTTGDTLCDENRPVLIERFNFPEPVISVAIEAPTKEEEEKMVRAVTALSEEDPTLKVGVDKETGQIILSGMGELHLEIVTDRLKREFNVNVRVGRPQVSYRETITKAAVAEGKYIRQTGGRGQYGHVVVRFEPIPYEKGKHFEFVNNIVGGTIPKEYIPAIEQGIREAMETGYVAGYPMIGVRAVLVDGSYHEVDSSEIAFKIAASLAFKNAMKECEPVLLEPVMKLEIVTPEEYLGSIIADLSSRRANIQGLETKGNTKIIRATAPMSELFGYATVLRSLSQGRAAYTAQFSHYQEIPDRILERILKAV; from the coding sequence ATGTTAGAAGTTCAAGCCCTGTACGTCCCTCTCGAGAAGCTTCGTAACATCGGAATAATGGCCCACATAGACGCCGGCAAGACGACGACGTCTGAGCGCATACTCTATTACACCGGCCGCAAGCACATGCTCGGCAGTGTGGATGAGGGAACCGCAACGTTGGATTGGATGGAGCAAGAAAAGGAGAGGGGCATAACGATACAGGCGGCGGCAACGACGTGTTTTTGGAAAGGCCACAGAATAAACCTGATAGATACGCCCGGGCATGTGGATTTCACTATAGAGGTCGAGCGCTCCCTCATGGTCCTGGATGGTGCGATCGCAGTGTTCGATGCTACCGCTGGCGTAGAACCACAGAGCGAAACGGTTTGGCGTCAAGCTAACAAGTACGGTGTGCCAAGGCTGGCATTCATGAACAAGATGGACAAAACGGGTGCAGATTTCGACATGGCGATCAAGACGATGATCGATAAGCTTCACGCGAAACCCGTTGCGATACAGATGCCGATCGGTTCTGAGAAAGATTTTGCTGGTGTCATAGATCTTCTGAAGATGAAAGCGATATACTGGATCAGCGAGGATGGTTCGCAGTACGTGGAGGAAGAGATACCTGCTCACCTTGTCAGCGAAGCTGAAGACAGGCGCGAAGAGTTGATATCGGCGCTCGCGGAAGAAGACGAGGAGATCCTGAACCTCTACCTCGAGGATGAGGACATACCCATCGAAAAGTTGAAAGCAGCGATCAGAAGGTTAACTATAGAGAACAAGATAGTGCCGGTTCTCTGCGGAGCTGCTGCGAGGAACAGGGGTATTCAACCGTTGCTCGATGCGGTCATCGACTATCTTCCATCACCCTTAGATCTGCCGCCGTTGAGGGCTCAGACTCCAGATGGCGAAGCTGTGGAAATCGTTCCTTCCGAAGAGGCTGGTTTCACGGCACTCGCTTTCAAGATACAGGTTGATCCATACGTCGGTAAGCTAACTTATCTGCGCGTTTATTCTGGTAGACTGAACAAAGGTTCCTACGTCTACAATTCGACGAAGAACATTAAGGAACGCGTCGCAAGGTTGATGTTCATGCACGCGGACAAGAGGGAAGAGGTGGAGTTTGCAAGGCCTGGTGACATAGTCGCTGTTGTTGGATTGAAGAACACGACGACCGGAGATACGCTGTGCGATGAGAATCGTCCGGTGCTCATAGAGAGGTTCAACTTTCCAGAACCTGTTATATCCGTCGCTATCGAGGCGCCAACGAAAGAAGAGGAAGAAAAGATGGTCCGAGCCGTGACGGCACTCAGTGAAGAGGATCCCACACTCAAAGTTGGTGTCGACAAAGAAACAGGTCAGATCATTCTGTCTGGAATGGGTGAGTTGCACCTGGAGATCGTGACGGACAGATTGAAGAGAGAATTCAACGTGAACGTGAGGGTGGGAAGACCCCAAGTTTCCTATAGAGAGACCATCACCAAGGCTGCCGTTGCCGAAGGCAAGTACATAAGACAAACAGGTGGTAGGGGTCAGTACGGACACGTCGTGGTGAGGTTTGAGCCTATCCCGTACGAAAAAGGAAAGCATTTCGAATTCGTGAACAACATCGTTGGTGGTACAATACCGAAAGAGTACATTCCCGCAATAGAGCAAGGCATACGCGAGGCCATGGAAACGGGTTACGTGGCAGGTTATCCAATGATTGGGGTACGAGCGGTACTCGTGGACGGCTCTTACCACGAGGTAGATTCTTCGGAGATCGCTTTCAAGATTGCGGCCAGTTTGGCCTTCAAGAACGCGATGAAAGAATGTGAACCAGTCTTGTTAGAACCGGTCATGAAACTGGAAATCGTCACACCCGAAGAATACCTGGGCTCGATCATAGCCGATCTGAGTTCTCGAAGGGCCAACATTCAGGGTCTGGAAACGAAAGGGAACACGAAGATCATCAGGGCGACAGCTCCCATGTCTGAGCTTTTCGGTTACGCCACGGTCCTGAGGTCGTTGAGTCAGGGCAGGGCTGCTTACACAGCTCAGTTCTCACACTATCAAGAGATACCGGACAGGATACTGGAAAGGATCTTGAAAGCTGTTTAA
- the rpsG gene encoding 30S ribosomal protein S7 codes for MRRRRAEVRKIAPDPVYGDVLVAKLINRIMWDGKKTVAQKIVYKAFDYIREKTGKDPLEVFQKALDNVRPVLEVRPRRVGGATYQVPIEVQEPRKTSLALRWIVNAARAKKGRPMYLKLAEELIASYQGTGAAVKKREDVHKMAEANRAFAHLRW; via the coding sequence GTGAGAAGAAGGAGAGCAGAGGTCAGAAAAATAGCGCCAGACCCTGTTTATGGTGATGTGTTGGTGGCGAAGTTGATAAACAGGATCATGTGGGATGGCAAAAAGACTGTTGCGCAGAAGATCGTCTACAAGGCTTTCGACTACATTAGGGAAAAGACAGGTAAAGATCCGCTCGAGGTCTTCCAAAAAGCCCTCGATAACGTCAGACCGGTGCTCGAGGTTCGACCAAGACGAGTTGGTGGTGCAACGTACCAGGTACCGATCGAGGTGCAGGAACCGAGGAAAACCTCGCTTGCCTTGCGCTGGATAGTCAACGCGGCGCGAGCAAAGAAAGGACGTCCCATGTATTTGAAACTCGCCGAAGAGCTGATAGCTTCGTATCAAGGAACGGGAGCCGCTGTCAAGAAGAGGGAAGATGTCCACAAGATGGCGGAGGCGAACAGAGCGTTTGCCCATCTGCGGTGGTGA
- the rpsL gene encoding 30S ribosomal protein S12, with amino-acid sequence MPTINQLIRFGRERKVEKSKAPALMGNPQKRGVCIRVTTMTPKKPNSALRKIARVRLSNGIEVTAYIPGIGHNLQEHSVVLVRGGRVKDLPGIRYKIIRGTLDAAGVENRRQSRSKYGAKRPKK; translated from the coding sequence ATGCCGACCATAAACCAGTTAATCCGATTTGGTCGCGAGAGGAAGGTAGAAAAATCGAAGGCACCAGCCCTGATGGGGAACCCTCAGAAACGCGGTGTTTGTATTCGTGTCACCACGATGACGCCAAAGAAGCCGAACTCAGCCTTGAGGAAGATCGCGAGGGTCAGGTTGTCCAACGGTATCGAGGTAACGGCATACATACCCGGAATCGGGCACAACCTGCAGGAACACTCTGTTGTCCTCGTCAGGGGTGGAAGGGTCAAGGACCTTCCCGGAATTAGGTACAAGATCATCCGTGGAACTTTGGACGCGGCAGGCGTTGAGAACAGAAGACAGTCCAGGAGCAAGTACGGTGCCAAGAGACCGAAGAAGTGA
- the cobO gene encoding cob(I)yrinic acid a,c-diamide adenosyltransferase, which translates to MGYVHVYTGNGKGKTTAALGLVLRALGHKMKVYVAQFLKGMDYGELHSLQCFENVTLERFGRPKFIHGEPDEEDTKLAKQGLNRCREVVSSGEYDIVVMDEANVAVYLGLFNVQDLLDVVSNRHERTELIITGRYAPPELIDVADLVTEMVEVKHYYSRGIQARKGIEY; encoded by the coding sequence ATGGGATACGTCCACGTCTACACGGGGAACGGAAAGGGTAAAACGACCGCGGCACTCGGTCTGGTACTGAGGGCGCTCGGGCACAAGATGAAGGTGTACGTCGCACAGTTCCTGAAAGGAATGGACTACGGCGAACTACACTCATTGCAGTGCTTCGAGAACGTCACCTTGGAGAGGTTCGGAAGGCCGAAGTTCATCCACGGAGAACCCGACGAGGAAGACACGAAGTTGGCCAAGCAGGGATTAAATCGTTGTCGTGAAGTGGTCAGCAGCGGTGAGTACGACATCGTCGTGATGGACGAAGCCAACGTGGCCGTCTATCTTGGTTTGTTCAACGTGCAAGATTTACTCGACGTCGTTTCGAACAGGCACGAAAGAACCGAGCTCATCATCACGGGAAGGTACGCTCCTCCAGAGTTGATAGACGTAGCGGATCTGGTGACAGAGATGGTAGAGGTGAAACATTATTATTCGAGGGGAATCCAAGCGAGAAAGGGTATAGAGTACTGA
- a CDS encoding nucleotidyltransferase yields the protein MEYNPFHNGHLYHLTKAKELINPDYVVAVMSGSFCQRGEPAIIDKFSRAEIALLNGVDVVLELPFIYAVQDAGGFARGAVWSLHNTGVVTDIVFGSESADLSFLQTIAEVMVRQPDPFPELMREELKKGHSFPNARKYALMKYFEITKAMEPKEVLKIEKSNDILGIEYIRSIMLLNSPIKPHVVRRVGAEDRDERFQGKFSSATAIRKCISNGEWDKISKALPTSSLRIISRELNEGRGPVFLQHMETMILSKLRLMDRSQLQRLHGFDEGLDKRFVDCAVKTTNLEDFFSCVKSKRFTLSKIRRLCLYALFDITGEFVERSNSLGPQYLRVLGFSSRGRELLSKMKRVSRVPIISLCSLYRKVLEQAMKKPERFQLDPQLFEQQLLYDIKATSLHALLFPKHSERIGDKDFKIPPIVIG from the coding sequence GTGGAGTACAACCCCTTTCACAACGGTCATCTTTACCATTTGACGAAGGCCAAGGAGCTCATCAATCCAGACTACGTTGTGGCTGTGATGAGTGGCAGTTTCTGCCAGAGGGGCGAGCCGGCCATAATAGACAAGTTCTCACGTGCTGAGATAGCTCTTTTGAACGGTGTGGACGTTGTTCTGGAACTTCCGTTCATCTACGCGGTTCAGGATGCCGGCGGTTTTGCACGCGGTGCGGTGTGGTCACTCCACAACACTGGCGTCGTGACCGACATAGTTTTCGGGAGCGAATCGGCAGATTTGAGTTTTCTTCAAACGATCGCGGAGGTTATGGTGAGACAACCCGATCCTTTCCCCGAGCTGATGAGAGAGGAGTTGAAGAAGGGACACTCTTTTCCAAACGCGAGAAAGTACGCCTTGATGAAGTACTTCGAAATCACCAAAGCGATGGAACCGAAGGAAGTGCTGAAGATCGAAAAATCTAACGATATACTCGGCATCGAGTATATCAGGTCAATCATGCTCTTGAACAGTCCGATAAAACCACACGTCGTGAGGAGGGTTGGAGCAGAAGACAGGGATGAAAGGTTCCAGGGGAAGTTCTCAAGCGCCACTGCGATAAGAAAGTGCATTTCCAATGGAGAATGGGACAAGATAAGCAAAGCCTTGCCAACGAGCAGCCTCAGGATCATCTCGCGCGAGCTGAACGAAGGAAGAGGCCCCGTGTTTCTACAACACATGGAAACGATGATCCTGTCCAAGTTGAGACTTATGGACAGATCGCAGCTTCAAAGATTGCACGGGTTCGATGAGGGTTTGGACAAACGTTTCGTCGACTGCGCAGTGAAAACGACGAACTTGGAAGATTTCTTTTCCTGCGTGAAGAGTAAGCGCTTCACCCTCAGTAAGATCAGGCGACTCTGTCTCTATGCGCTGTTCGATATCACAGGCGAGTTTGTCGAAAGATCAAATTCACTCGGACCACAGTATCTAAGAGTTCTGGGGTTCTCATCCAGAGGCAGAGAACTGCTCTCGAAGATGAAGCGAGTTTCGCGCGTGCCGATCATTTCTCTCTGTTCACTGTACAGAAAGGTGTTAGAGCAAGCGATGAAGAAACCTGAAAGGTTCCAACTCGATCCTCAACTGTTCGAGCAACAACTGCTCTACGACATCAAGGCCACCTCGTTGCACGCGCTACTGTTTCCAAAGCACTCAGAAAGGATCGGTGACAAGGATTTCAAAATTCCACCGATCGTGATTGGATAG
- the uvrC gene encoding excinuclease ABC subunit UvrC — MDLRRKAELAPNKPGVYIFYGDKEYLYIGKAKDLRRRLMTYFSDSSHRKNAKVQALMKEALELDYLVVSNEKEALLLEASLIFQHKPKYNVMLKESEYYPYVEITKEDFPLVRIVRKRSLEGEYHGPYTNITLLRNLLDYLQQVYQFRTCERDLKRVKKPCAEYHLHRCLAPCSSGIDPETYVNLSIEPLRRFLKGETRETFKLLEEKMKKHASMLDFENAAKYRDLLLNLQRLLENQGVVLEPWRNLDVIGNNGRCYVVLRVRGGNIVAKLNYSLDSTRIENFLFHYYVVNRNELPELVLTRRPVKLKLQAQIRPPADETEAELLRKALENAQLSAQKLELSIKALEQLKELLKLQNVPRTIDGIDVAHLQGQLTVASLVVFKDGLPIKSLYRHYKLQSVANDDPAAIREVVKRRYSKHQTPDLVFVDGGIAQVRAAFDGLREIKKECAVVGLAKAEETVCTNEGEMSLPKDHPVIRLLVVIRDEAHRFANTFHQKLRDKYLLESIIETIPMIGPKRRKKLLQKFSSLQQIREASIEELAKILGSERLAKLLVSKV; from the coding sequence AAGGCAGAGCTCGCTCCGAATAAACCAGGTGTGTACATCTTTTATGGAGACAAAGAGTATCTTTACATAGGTAAAGCCAAGGATCTGCGCCGCAGATTGATGACTTACTTCAGCGATTCGTCGCATAGAAAGAATGCGAAGGTGCAGGCACTGATGAAGGAAGCCCTCGAACTGGACTATCTGGTGGTTTCCAACGAAAAAGAGGCACTCTTGTTGGAAGCCAGTTTGATCTTTCAGCACAAGCCCAAGTACAACGTCATGCTCAAAGAGAGCGAGTATTATCCCTACGTTGAGATCACGAAGGAAGACTTCCCCTTGGTGAGAATAGTGAGAAAGCGAAGTCTCGAAGGAGAATACCACGGTCCATACACGAACATCACGTTGTTGAGAAACTTGCTGGACTATTTGCAACAGGTGTACCAGTTCAGAACGTGTGAGAGAGATTTGAAGAGGGTGAAGAAACCGTGCGCGGAGTACCACCTACACAGATGCCTTGCACCCTGTTCTTCAGGGATAGATCCAGAAACGTACGTCAATTTGAGCATCGAACCGCTGAGAAGGTTTTTGAAGGGTGAGACACGGGAAACTTTCAAACTTCTTGAAGAGAAGATGAAAAAGCACGCCTCCATGCTTGACTTCGAAAACGCCGCCAAGTACAGAGATCTTCTTCTGAATCTGCAGCGACTTCTGGAAAACCAGGGCGTGGTGCTCGAACCGTGGCGAAATTTGGACGTCATCGGAAACAATGGCAGATGTTATGTCGTGCTGCGCGTGAGAGGTGGAAACATCGTAGCGAAACTCAACTACAGCCTGGATTCAACCAGGATCGAAAATTTTCTGTTTCACTACTACGTAGTCAACAGAAACGAACTTCCGGAGCTGGTTCTGACAAGAAGACCTGTAAAGTTGAAGCTCCAAGCACAAATAAGGCCTCCGGCAGATGAAACGGAGGCAGAACTGCTCAGGAAGGCTTTGGAGAACGCTCAGCTGAGCGCACAGAAACTGGAACTCAGCATCAAAGCGCTTGAACAGCTCAAAGAACTGCTTAAACTTCAGAACGTTCCGAGGACCATAGATGGTATCGATGTGGCACACCTGCAAGGCCAACTCACGGTGGCTTCCCTCGTCGTGTTCAAAGACGGCCTGCCCATTAAATCGTTGTACAGGCATTACAAACTCCAAAGCGTGGCTAACGACGATCCGGCCGCCATTCGGGAAGTGGTGAAACGTAGATACTCAAAGCATCAAACCCCCGATCTGGTCTTCGTGGATGGAGGAATTGCACAGGTTCGGGCAGCATTCGACGGTCTGCGTGAGATCAAGAAAGAGTGTGCCGTTGTCGGTTTGGCCAAGGCAGAAGAGACAGTTTGCACGAACGAAGGTGAAATGTCTCTGCCAAAGGATCATCCCGTGATACGCTTACTCGTGGTGATAAGAGATGAAGCACACAGGTTCGCCAACACTTTCCATCAAAAATTGAGAGACAAGTATCTGCTCGAGTCGATCATAGAGACAATACCAATGATAGGTCCGAAGAGGAGGAAAAAGTTGTTGCAGAAATTCAGCAGTCTTCAGCAGATCAGGGAAGCTTCGATCGAGGAACTGGCAAAAATCTTGGGAAGTGAACGACTGGCAAAATTGCTCGTATCGAAAGTATGA